Genomic DNA from Leptospira broomii serovar Hurstbridge str. 5399:
AAGAGCATCGCTCAAAATCATCACGAAAAATGGGATGGCTCCGGCTATCCGAACGGATTGAAAGGAGAGCGGATCCCGATAGAGGCCAGAATTGTAGCCTTAGCCGATGTATTCGACGCATTAACTACGGAAAGACCCTATAAAAAGGCATGGGAAATACCGGACGCCATACAGTACATCAAGACGGAATCGGGAAAACATTTTGATCCGTCTATCGTTCCGATCTTTCTAGACCAGATGCCGGAAATTTTGAAAATCAAGGAACGTTGGGCGGAGAAATAAGGAGGCAAGGAGACTACTTAGTTAGATGCCGTTTCGAGCTTTTAAATTTTCTTTAGGTAAACAAACGTAAAATGTCGTCCCCAGTCCTTCCTGACTTTCAAGCCAAATCTTTCCCTGATGTTTTTCAACAATCGTCTTAACAATCCACATTCCTAAGCCTACGGTTTTTTCACCAAGCATCCCTTTTCTACGAGCTTTAGAATATTTATCAAAGACGTACTCTTTTAATTTTTCAGGAATTCCTATGCCGGTATCCTTGATTTCGAGCCATACTTTTCCTTTCTCTTCAAAGGAATTAATTTCAATCTTTCCGGATTCTTCCGTAAATTTCAGCGAATTTGTTATTAAATTTTCTAAAACCCGAGCAAACCTGTCTCGATCGATCATCGCAGAAAGATCCGGAGGATGCACCGTAATTTTTATTTCTATCTGTTTTTCGGAAGCTTGGTATCGAAACGGGGAAAGAACTCGCACAACATATGGATCAAGTTTAGTAATCTCCTTTGTCAAAGAAAATTCCTCGCTCTCAATTTGAGATAATTCTAGCAATTCGCGGATTAATTTTTCGGCTCTCGAGCAAGCATCTTGAGCATACATAAGAGTTTCCACGTTTTTAGCGGAAATATCCGGGATTCTTTCTTTTAGAAGATCCAAGGATATTTGTATGATATTAAGCGGATTCCTAATGTCATGCGCGATCGTAGCCATAATCAGATCTTTACTTTCGTTCAAGCGTTCGAGTTTTTGTTCTCTCGTTTTTAATTCTTTAATTATCGGTCGAAATATGAATAGAAACTCTGCGGTAAGTAATAGTAACG
This window encodes:
- a CDS encoding ATP-binding protein: MKKPYVGRLAETHLYVLAIVLVAVLIIINQVIIHTLLSEVRKDAFVINIAGKQRMLSQRITKLALMSINDPRNFIELKKETEIWNRTHFGLQRGNAEIGLSANNSKEISKLLGDIDPYQKGLYLSILSLGNSSQIRGTISEILRNEEAYLPLMDSIVDTLEKESQARVRRLEVVEILLAVVSLLLLTAEFLFIFRPIIKELKTREQKLERLNESKDLIMATIAHDIRNPLNIIQISLDLLKERIPDISAKNVETLMYAQDACSRAEKLIRELLELSQIESEEFSLTKEITKLDPYVVRVLSPFRYQASEKQIEIKITVHPPDLSAMIDRDRFARVLENLITNSLKFTEESGKIEINSFEEKGKVWLEIKDTGIGIPEKLKEYVFDKYSKARRKGMLGEKTVGLGMWIVKTIVEKHQGKIWLESQEGLGTTFYVCLPKENLKARNGI